From the genome of Euwallacea similis isolate ESF13 chromosome 26, ESF131.1, whole genome shotgun sequence:
ttaagaatAAGATACGAGGATAGTCCTCGAAGTACCCAACTTGACATATACATAgatggttaaaaatttgcctttattacaaagacctaattttaaaaagcttgcGTTTAAAGTTTGAAGGTGCTATGTTGATTTGTGTTTCCTTTGGAGCTGTTTTTAACGAAcgattttaaagattttgggaatgtggaaaaaattggtcatcgaTACGTGATTCAATATTTTCGTTTGAAAAGTCTTAGTCCATCCAACATCAAAGCAGAGTTAGATTCTACTCTGGGGAAATCTGATCCTTCCTTAACAACTGTAAATGTGGCAAAATTTATACGCGTTCGTAGGAGCTGCCAAGACAAACTCTGCAGTGGTCGATCCAGTGAAGtgaccactccagaaattgtgATCGAAATCCCCAAAACTATACTGGAAGACCGTCGGCTGAAATTGGGGGAGTTAACAGACACGAtagacatttaaaaaagtactgtacatcgcattttgaccgAACAATTAGATATGAAGAAGCTGTGCGCAAGATGGGTGGCGAgattactcacaattgaacaaaaacagcGCTGTGAGGATGTTTCAAGGGAATGTTTCGCAAAGTTTCGTAGCACTAAAGCCgagtttttgcgtcgattTATAATCATGGATGAAACATGGGTCCATCATTTTACACCTGAGACGAAAAAacagtcaaaacaatggactcaAAGGGGAGAATCAGCTCCAAAGAAAACGAAAACCGTTCCATCTGCAGGAAAGGAGATGACGTCAGTTTTTTAGGATGCACGTGGGgtttttattgactatctccctaaaggaaaaacaataaatggagaatattattatgcaaatttattgcagcgtttggcggaaaaactaacaaaaaacgatcgcatttggcgaaaaaggAAGTCTTGTTTCATTAAGACAACACACCAGTCCACACTTCCGTTATCGCAATGgctaaaatcaatcaacttagattcgaactttttcctcaCCCATCCTACTCGCCAGATTTGGTCTCGTCagataattttctatttctaaacttgaaaaaatggctcgaCGGAAAGAAATTTACCAATAACGAAGAAGTGGAGTCTGAGGTTGATGCGTATTTTAAAGCATTCGaagcttcttactataaacaggATATCGGAGCCATAGAACATCGTTGAGAAAGGTATATCAATCTCAAAGGAGACTATTTTGCGaaataatggaatattttccaaatttttttctttaagtgttaggtcGGGTACTTCTGAGACTATCCTTGCATCTTGTGCTATTAGGGCAATACCTTGAAGGTTCGCATTTTTCTTCAGGTTGAGCTAGAAAATTGGGTGAATAGTATACACAGCGCATGTGCTGCAGCATTTGCACGCCATCGCGGCAAAACTGGTACACTGCACCTGCTTCAGGAAGAAATATTCCGCCTTGAGAAAGCCATTGAAACGGTGAGTAACCTCCATGTTTTTTAGAGCCCACAGTATGCAACCAGCCATTTCCAGACCTATGTTTATGGGAAATTACAGGAATTTTGAACCTGTCTTAGAATTTTTTGACCAACATTTCGCAACTCCCTGTACATATTTGTTCCCATTTAAAGGACTACAAGCTGAAACACATGGCCGAAATGCAGCAAACCGTGGTAGTGGACATGGATGCCCGACAACAACTGTGCAACCAAGTGATGCAATGGGAGGAAAACTTAGAGCGGCTGCATTGCGAGCAGTTCCGGTTGCGATGCTATATGGCCAGCCTTCAGAGTGGAGAACTACCTAATCCGAAAGTATTTAACTGAGTCTCGAGCTCTGTTATATACTAATTATTCGATATTCTAGTCTCTCCTCACCCACGTTTCTAGAGCAACGAAGAACACTCTGAATAAGTTGGGGGTTTTCACTGTGTCATCATTCCATGCGTTTATATGCGCCCGCAGCCCTTCTCTCCTTAACAATCTGTTAGCTGGGAGGGGTGCCACCAAACGACGGCCCCCTTTGTTGTCCAGGTCTAATAGCGGATCAAGTAGACGATCTTTGCAAGTACGTGCATGATTGTTCAAAGTTGATATCAAGGTGTAACGTCTCTGGATTATTAGATCAATTCTAGAGATGAGACTGAAAAGAACGTTAAGGTGTCTCTCCCCGACCAAGTCACCACGACTGTATTCGTACGAGAGTCCATGTCAGTAGAAGAGTTTCTGTCGAGTGCCTGCGCCcgtaaaaatttgaatccgGCTGAGCACTTCGTACGCGTCAAGAAGCGCAGGGAAATGGAGGACCATAATTACTTTGTGCCACATCGTAGCGACTTAATAGAGACTTATGTGAGTATTCTGTGTGGCATGTCTCCGCATCAAGTGCATCTCTGCTAtgtaattatacagggtgtcctggCTTTTTGTAACAGGACTTTAGCCACGTATTCTAcgcataaaataatattagtttGTCGTATAAACCACTGCGCAGCTCTGATTATCACCCCCACCatactattaatttttttgcaagttaaaatatgaacaatttttttaaaatttaataacattaaataggacaaaaaatactatcttttgacatttatttacttttccaaatGTTGCTTAAGTCACCGGTAGCCCAAATTGGCCgattttttaagttgaaacATGAGTCAAGTGAGACCTCAAAATAAGTGTCTTTCACAACTGCATTTAGTGGTgtattgcgattcaaaatctattgaCTAGTTTTTGAGTAAAACAGCTCTAAAGGAATTTAATGCATTATCTTCGATGTTCAATGTTTCACTGCTATCCAGCTACCCcaactaactttttattttcaaacagAAAGGTGCCCATTGTAGTATATCAAATAAAAGGTAATTCAATAAGGGATACAACGGTATACtcagaactaaaattggatctatagaaaaaacaaaacaaagtcAATATcctaaaaagattaaaagttttaatcttTACTTCCTAAACAGATAATAAACtcttatttcacttttaaagaGAGTGAATAAATGATGAAAAGACGTAGAAATTCCAAATCGTCTTCAatgcaaacaattttttagatacaaaatattttggtatTCGCAGGATTCATGATTTAGTTGAATTATGTTGTGAGGCACCTACAACAGttataatatcaaaaaattgaatcttTTATCtaagaagcaaaaaattgaaattttaaactttttgggTATGGAGAACGCAAAAGAACTTAAGAAGAGTTGTGCCctatatttaataagaaatatacaaaCCGACCTATTGATGAAAATGTAGTTTGTtggattaattaaaaatttcaacacaCTGGAAGTGTGAAAGCTGCTCCAAAATGTGGAAGACCTCGAACAGAAATTGAAGGCGATAAAGCACTAGACATTCTTTAACCTATTCATAAAAACCCCATACAGTCTACTAGCGAACTTGCCGATGAATTTCATATATCTGCAAAAGCAGTAAGAAATCTtttaaaacgagaaaaatttcattcatacAAAATTCCCCTTACACAAGTGTTGACGCCTGAAGATTTTGATCGCAGGATgcaattttgtgaattgatGCAAGAAAAAGGCATTCAGGATAATAGGTTCTTTtcttagaattttattttcggacGAAGCAGCATTTTGCTTAAATGGATCTATTCAACGATATAATTGTCGTTACTGATCTACAAACAATCTTCATTGGATGCAGACTCTGCATACACAACAAACGCAAAAACTTAATGTATGGATGGATAAAATCGGCCACCAGTTCGTCGGTTCATTTTTCATAGAGGGGAACTTTAACAACGTATCATACTTGTACTTATTGCAAGACGAAATAGTGCCATCGATCGCTTCAATTTTTCCTGCAGGAAAAGGGAAACAAGTCGCCAACATTATTTggttttaacaaaatataccATCACACTATGCTATGGCCGAGAGAGAGtattttgatgagtttttCACTAGGAGATGAATAGGTAGAAGAGGCGCAATAGAATAGCCGCCACGATCTCCAGATTTTACATTCCTCGATTTTTTGTAGGGtcatttaaaaggttttgtttacaaaaatagaccacaaaatttaaatgatttacgTCTTAgaatgtaaacaaaattagAGTTAATAACAGAAGCAACACTGGATAATTGCATAATTCGAGGAGCAACTGAGTCAGCGCCATATTATTACTGGAGCTtaatttgagcatttattgtaggaatttcagttttgtttGATGTAATAGTGAGTTACTTcattttgtatctaataattttatcttttaagcAAACTGTAGATTTTAGTTCTGAGTATACCGTTGTATGCCATATTGAATTacctttcatttgatatattaCAATGGGTACTTCTtcacttgaaaataaaaagttaatagggGTAGCTGGataggggtgaaaaatttgaacatcgaaaataatgcattaaatgtctttttttataaaattatacgtgtttaagcgttttaaaaaaatatcaggtttacgaaagttataaacgtgttgcaatttttttacatgcgCTGTATATTCATAAGATGAATCGCTGAATGTTCTGATTCAATATCATTAGAATTCATTTGGATAAATAAACAGACATCCCACATCAAAAGGCAGAAAGACATCAAATTCAGGGCGTGGCAAAAATCGGGACATTAAGGAAGCCTTCTGTGATAGGAAAATTACAGAAACGAGTTAGGAAATATACTATAAGTTATTTTTCTGGCTCTGCTTGCCTCCCataaacgaataaaaaaaccCACTATGCCAGTCTCGTTTCATCTTATTTAAATGCCTATTAATTAACGCCGTTACGTTTAATATAGAGCCGCACGGTATATTCGagaaatgctttattaaagaaatacaGCGTGTTgaagttttatatttcttcaaatttatcttttatagCTCCCATAGTGTTTGAGATGTTTAACTCAAATTTTCAGCATAAGTTACCCTTTGAGGTCTACATGATTAGATAATACAAGATGATCGTGAAAATCTACAGGTTGATATTTTTGGGGTTATTACTCATTTTATCGTCCAAAACTTTCTTGTGATGcattacataaaattgaattttagaaatttaaattacctgtccaatttagaaacttttataTGTTTTGACTATTTTAGTATCTGTCACcgtttttcagttattttgcAATATAGTGAAGTTgctatttttttcatcaagTAGGTTTAGTTGGTCCTGATATTTCTGACATCTTACTGACATTAGATTTTGTGATACTTCTATGGTGTAAACCGGAGTAAGGATTTATATATTGACGATCTGAGAGTAAAGCGGATTTTTAACagaagagaaataaaaaattagagtagacaagaataattttaagtaatttcagATATAGAATAAATTGAACAGCGATGATTTAttcgataataaaataatttaaatcaatatcaaatcatttttcttacagAAATTGTTGGAAATGATCGCTATTACGTTCTACTTATAAATTAGAACGTCGCCATAAAGAACGCTGAACATATCTCAAATTTCgagcaattattttaattgcagAATTTCTTATTCGTCTTATAAGTTCTTCTTGAGAGTTTACAAGAGTAGACTACTCATTTTCCTTCATAAACTcctaaacataaaaatcaaaaggtGTTAGATCAGGCGATCGAGGAGGCCAAGCAATTGATCCTTTACGACCGATCTATCTCACTCTCATAGTTTTCATTTAGCCAGTTCTCCGCCACCAGAAAATAATGTGAAAGACATCCGTCTAATTGAAAATGTGTTCTTATTGTTTGTTGGAAAGGGATATTTTCCAGCATGTTTTCCTGCTCAGCatttaaaaactctaaaaacAATTGTCCATTTAATCTGTGGAGTAAGATATATGGTCCCAACAAAAAATCGCCAAACATTTCCATCCAAACGTTTACACTAAATTCGTGCTGGAAATTTCGTAGACAAATGAGATGGGGATTTTTATTATCTGGTACGTGACAGTTGCGGAAGTTAACAATGCCACATTTAGTGAAACACGACTCGTGTgtctacataatttttttaagaaattcagGATGATTGTCTGCTTCATTTAACAACGAACGGGACTGCTTCGGAACCTCTGGGCAGTAATCCTTGTACCGGCTGCAAATGATATGGGTgcatattgttttgttttaatgtaaTCCATATTGTGCTTTTAGAATAGTATTGCATTGCCTGGACGCTCGACGTGTATTTAATTGACGGTCACTTTCAAAAGCATTTAAGATTCTTGCCTCTAAGCTTCCACGTCTTTGCCGGTTGTACTCATCAACTCCAATTTGATTTGAACCATTGGCTTGAAACATTTGATGCACTTTCATAAAAATGCTTTGGATGCAGCTGTTGtgtatttgaacattttctcCGGTGCTCGCGAGCTGCACTAGAAGAATTACGATCGCACAACCCGTACAAGAAATACATGTCTACATGTATTTCGTTAGAAAATCGAAAAGGCATCatgcattatttaaatattgtttgtaAACATAATAGCACAGACTTGACATATGTCAAACTTCTATTGTTTATGACGTCATAGTTAAAATATCAGAAACCAATAAAGCCTACTAGATGAAAAAAGTAGCAACttcaccattttgaaaatcactGAAAAACGATGACAGATACAAAAATGGTCGAAAcatacaaaagtttctaaatgaaacaagtaatttaaatttctaaaatgaaaTACTATGTGGTGcactacaaaaaagttttgggCGATAAAATGATTCCCAACCCCCCaaaaatatcaccctgtagattttcaCAATCATCtagtattatttaattatgtagATCCTAAAGAGTAATtgatgttcaaaatttgtgctaaatatctaaaaaatattgggaactataaaagataaattgaaaaaagtataaaactTCGACGCCCTGTATTTCCTTAATAAAGCATTTCttcaatatacaggatgtttcagaaCTCTGGGAAcaaacttctagggattgttgagtgcaacaatagaagacatcTGAAGATGAGAACCCGTGTCCGCAAATATCTTCCTAAGGCGCTACGGCCTTAGGATGCTTTAAAacagttatgtgcaaaaatattatatgttttatcgagttttagtacgttttatttgaatttgtttgtacaaaataatactacagaaattattcaaaatgtcctTGAATTTGAATGCACCTGTTAAGTACATTTTGCTAAATGTTTATTTAGCCAAGACTAACACCTGAAATTATTGATCGTTAATTTCACATGTTCACTTGTtagttttgcaaattttaaaaagttcgcAAAATAATCGGTCTTTATGGAGGACTACATCAATTAAGAACTGGCAGATGTGCATCAGGCATATGGAACAAGTTGCAACGCAAACGCTGCTGCATGGCCTTGTCAAGAATGGTATCCTTCAAAGCGACATCCTGAGTACAAAAAGTTTATTGCAATTCATAAATGACTTACCCAAACCAGCACTTTAAAACCTAACACACGATACTGGTGCAGAAAAACAGTAAGAACGATCCATTTAGAGAAAGAAGTTCTTTTCGAGTTGCAGATGAGCCTTCGACTAACACTCATCAAGTTGTGCAGGATATGGGTGGAAATTACGTTTCCGTTTGGCCGGTACTACATGAACAACTTTATCcataccatttaaaaaaagttcaaggtTTGACCTCAGCCGATTATCAGCCAAAAGTTCAATTTTGTCAATGGCTGCTTCATCAGATTGTCGAGcaaactaattttttactttttattttatggacGGATAAAGCCAGTTTCACATGATATATTATAGCACATTCAACAATAGGAACAGCCAGGTTTGGCCGAAAAAATCCACACGCGATATTTGCCGGAAGTCATCAGCAACGTCGATTTGTTAACGTGTTAGCCGGTATTGTTGATAACCATTTGGTTGGGGGGATTAATTAAGTACCTGATGCCCAATCTTTTAATGGAGCATATCTACAGGCGTTTTCTACAAGACGTTCTGCcggaacttttttaaaacgtcCCATTAAACGTTCGACAGCATGTGTGACTGCAACATTATGATGCGCCTGCGCACGTTTTTATTCAAACCTGTCAGTATTTGTAACATCAGTTCGGACAACGTTGGATCTGCAGAGATGGTCCAGTTCCGTGGCCTCCTAAGTAACCCGATCTAacacctttagatttctttatGTGAGGACATGTAAAGTTTCTGATTTATGAAAGAACAGTGAAAACAGAGGAAGACCGGATTGCACGAATCACTGCGATATTTAAAGCCGTTTAAaacgattatcaaatttttagccaagTCCGCAGAAACTATCTATGTTGCTTGAACAGAtgcaataaagtttaaatactACATTCTGAGCAAAAATTGTagtattattttgtacaaataaattaaaatgaaacgtactaaaacttgataaaaacatttttgcacataactgtcttaaagcGTCATAAGGCTGGAACGCCTCAGGGAGATATTTGAAGATACCAATTCTTATGCTCAAATATCTTCTAATATTGCACTGAACAATCGCTAGAAGTTTGACCTCATAGTTCTAAAACGTCCTctagtttatataacaaactaatattatttttgtgcaGAATACGTAGTTAAAATCCTGCTATAAAAATTCgtgtcaccctgtataatgctATGTATTATCTATGACGCAGTTGCACACCCACGAAGTGGTGGAAGTATGTGCCAAAATCCTGTACCAAGTTGAACTATCCCGAAGCACCTTGGAGCAAATGTGGGGGTTTAGTGTCGAAGCCGAATTGGTCGAAAACGCAGATAGGCAGGACGAATTATGCTGCTATGTCAGCCGAGTGGAGGACAAGAGCGTCGCCATGCAAAACGGTGCTTCCTAAGATCCTTTAGAAGACATTTGCACTCATTCTAGACTTGTCAGGTATCATAAAAGGCGATGAAATAATGGTAATCAACGGCTCGATTGTCTCGGACCTGGACATGATGTACCTGGAGAGCGTCCTTCAGGAAGAACTCTCTCTGTGCATGATGATGCGTTCCTCCCGCACCGAACCTCCGGATATTACTGGCATGCTGAGGGCTACGGACGACATCATTGAGAGTCTGGTTTGTCCTCCGCCGCCCACAGAGCCGCCAGCTATAAGTGAGGAGATGATTTCCGGACTTATTGTTCCAGCCCCAGGAAAGGACCGGTATATTGGGGAAACCACTGAACACCAAGGCGCCTCGGCAGATGGTTCCATGAAGGTTTCCTCTAGAACTAATTCGTTTGAGATTGAGAACTTGTTGAAGAGTGCTGAACAGGTAAGTGATTGGGTTACAATCACTGATTATTGTGCGATTCTTATGATTTTTATATGCCGGCCAATGTTATAAAACGAAGTTTTCTACCATAGCGTGACTGTTGCAGGTTACCGGTTTCTGTCGGTCCCCAATAGAGTCCCGAAAGTTGGCGAATCAAAATTCCCAAACCGTAATATCAACCCCTAACAGGCAACTTTCCGATTCCGAGAAACTTCGGAAGGTCATTATGGAATTAGTCGACACGGAGAAAACATACGTCAAGGTAGCATATTTATGAGACAAACGAAAGCTCCTATTCAGCTGATTCGTTTACAGCACCTGAATAGTTTATTGGAAAACTACTTGGAACCTTTGAAAAAGGAGACATTTTTGTCGAACGCGGAAATCAACGCGCTATTTGGAAATATCCAAGAAATTGTTGCTTTCCAGAGGCAGTTTCTAAGGAATCTTGAAGAAGCCATCGAACTAGAACCCGATTTTCATAAGTTTGAATATCCGCATCTTTTCAAGGTAATAATTAGCTACCTTAGAAGTTATGCTTCTCTTCAGATAATTCGAGATTTTCCCGcttattttcagaatattttgtTCTCCATCGGAAGTGCCTTCTTGTATTACGTCAATCATTTCAAATTGTATAGTTCATTTTGCGCCAGTCATAGCAAAGctcaaaaagttttacatCCAAGTAAGCACTAattgaataaagaataaaaccAGGCAAGTACCTATAAATTGATTTAGATGAAGGAAATCAGGCACTTCAAGAATTCCTCATATCGAGAAACCCTAAACAGCAACACTCTTCCACCTTGGAATCCTACTTAATCAAACCAATACAAAGGATATTGAAGTATCCGTTGCTGTTGCAACAGTTTAGGAACCTGACTGAACCAAACAGCGACGAGCATCAGCACTTAGTCGGTAAGAGGCGACCCTTAGGTTTTCTCATTACAGATCTGAATCAAGTTGCATTTACAGAGGCTCTTAAGGGGATGGAGAAAGTGGCCGAACACATTAACGAAATGCAACGAATTCATGAGGAATATGGTGCGATATTTGACCATTTGTTTCGGCAGCACCAGAAATCCTGCAAGCAGGCAAGTAGCTTCCCCTTTTGAGCGTCATTTCCTTGTATTTCAGTAGTAGTAGTTcatctaaatattgaagaaattagtcatcaCGGTAGGTCACCAAAAATGAGTCCGAGATAAACATGCGTTATGGTTACAGTGGTTCAAAATGTTGCTGAATAgtcaaaatcaaaacaacATTAACTATTCATGCATACATGTATATATCAGATGTTTTCAGAAAGGGTTGCTTATACCACTAATGCACCaaattttgcgtttttagACAAAAAATCCCTCTTCACAAAAGTTTTTGATTGTTCCAAAACACTTTTCAccctgagaaaaaattattttcctataCGGGGAGTTCAGAATCTTTCAAAATATGGTTTTGATTTAAGAGTAAAGTAActctatttcttatttttaagcaaaatgttACTTGAAGAAGTTGCttagaattattttgatatcaaaatcttagatttcaattgtttttattcatttgtgGCATAAGCAGCCCTATCTAAGGACACTCGGTATATAcacatattattttatatatcatatttttttattttacttaattacTCGGACTAATATTTTAGATTAGATTAGAATTACTGGTATCAAATTCAGGAAAATCATCGCTGCTGCTAGCATTGCTAGCTTGGTTAATGAGGGGCTCCATTATcgtatcaataaaattatccaTGCTCTACATTCGTTCTTCTTTTTTTACCAcgttttattacattttgcCATTAAAAAGGCGTAACTTCTTTTAAAccatattgaaatttactattaaaaagata
Proteins encoded in this window:
- the sif gene encoding protein still life, isoforms C/SIF type 2 isoform X3, which produces MPENMSLAKRRRRKTVHFGDNFLLQVCANTNFCLQPYGEMEANVQKFFNFIESVLSTWVTEEGLTSQGDFSEMDEREAEKRRHKKKIKKKTIYRLAREVTKLNKPTVVGNMRYRHVHWNEKQDAERCNALFLLKISDDDRMSLTTAVSDEDEGESVMNSPYKAKQTGTAAASFNCTGAVRKAGFLSVKKWLLRKKHQIELARKRGWKGYWVCLKGTTLLFYPCESREGRSVEAAPKHLIIVDGAIMQPIPEHPKRDFIFCLSTAFGDAYLFQAPCQVELENWVNSIHSACAAAFARHRGKTGTLHLLQEEIFRLEKAIETDYKLKHMAEMQQTVVVDMDARQQLCNQVMQWEENLERLHCEQFRLRCYMASLQSGELPNPKSLLTHVSRATKNTLNKLGVFTVSSFHAFICARSPSLLNNLLAGRGATKRRPPLLSRSNSGSSRRSLQINSRDETEKNVKVSLPDQVTTTVFVRESMSVEEFLSSACARKNLNPAEHFVRVKKRREMEDHNYFVPHRSDLIETYLHTHEVVEVCAKILYQVELSRSTLEQMWGFSVEAELVENADRQDELCCYVSRVEDKSVAMQNGIIKGDEIMVINGSIVSDLDMMYLESVLQEELSLCMMMRSSRTEPPDITGMLRATDDIIESLVCPPPPTEPPAISEEMISGLIVPAPGKDRYIGETTEHQGASADGSMKVSSRTNSFEIENLLKSAEQVTGFCRSPIESRKLANQNSQTVISTPNRQLSDSEKLRKVIMELVDTEKTYVKHLNSLLENYLEPLKKETFLSNAEINALFGNIQEIVAFQRQFLRNLEEAIELEPDFHKFEYPHLFKNILFSIGSAFLYYVNHFKLYSSFCASHSKAQKVLHPNEGNQALQEFLISRNPKQQHSSTLESYLIKPIQRILKYPLLLQQFRNLTEPNSDEHQHLVEALKGMEKVAEHINEMQRIHEEYGAIFDHLFRQHQKSCKQTIDLSPGDLLYYGGVEWLNISDFLGKIKKGLELHAMCFVFKTAVVFLCKERLRQKKKIMGVASKAASSEVEIIRYQVLIPVTEVQVRASSAKDMDSHFLWELIHLRSQLQRRSEKVYVLSNSTAEFRNAFLKTIRQIIRESVRNMSIPSTKPGSGPGILLVTGHKAGGMENLNSHTLERPKHHIIVQGSQTLGKQKKSKNQRLSAGNIDYANAEQEPEHIPGGFRSRSKTVGDAADAMHERMNHDRNDASIKSEGEDDSQGGNSKPKASLGRTPNHLTLSTTSTLSAGSTGSQARLIQSSHPPEKFHPVQLEELGSPIWKPREAESTPFSSLSRKSRGDLSSSRKSLVSEVQEQQ